A region of Thermovibrio ammonificans HB-1 DNA encodes the following proteins:
- a CDS encoding tyrosine-type recombinase/integrase — protein MKLSEAVELFLNFKEKELSPRTVKEYRNDLNLFIKTVGDKDVSAVKTADLMLFRGRMGCSPSLINRRISALNTFFNFLVDMEIIDKNPVKPSLRIKKVKQRVPEALTPEEVEKVLEAARKRGERDYLMFKTILYCGLRISELLSLTKESIVEFKGRPVLKVIGKGGKERFIPLSRSFARELISYAERVEGEKLFPLSYQGAKYIFNRVRDETGVPIHPHKLRHTFATVLVDRGVDIRVIQAFLGHASPNTSARYAKVRDELMFKVVDSVFG, from the coding sequence GTGAAGCTATCTGAGGCGGTTGAACTGTTTCTGAACTTTAAGGAGAAAGAGCTCTCTCCACGAACGGTAAAGGAGTATAGAAACGACTTGAACCTGTTCATAAAAACGGTTGGGGACAAAGATGTATCGGCAGTAAAAACCGCCGACCTTATGCTCTTCAGGGGGAGGATGGGCTGTAGCCCTTCCCTCATAAACAGGAGGATATCTGCCCTGAACACCTTCTTCAACTTCCTGGTAGATATGGAGATAATTGATAAAAACCCCGTTAAACCTTCTCTAAGGATAAAGAAGGTCAAACAGAGAGTCCCCGAGGCGCTCACTCCCGAAGAGGTTGAAAAGGTCCTTGAGGCGGCAAGGAAAAGGGGAGAGCGGGATTACCTGATGTTTAAGACCATTCTCTACTGCGGTCTCAGGATATCGGAGCTGCTGTCCCTTACCAAAGAGAGTATAGTGGAGTTTAAAGGGAGGCCGGTCCTCAAAGTTATCGGTAAGGGAGGTAAAGAGCGGTTCATTCCGCTGAGTAGGAGCTTCGCCCGGGAACTCATCAGCTACGCAGAAAGGGTTGAAGGGGAGAAGCTCTTTCCGCTGAGCTACCAAGGGGCTAAGTACATATTCAACAGGGTCAGAGATGAGACGGGCGTTCCCATACACCCCCACAAACTCCGCCACACCTTTGCAACGGTACTGGTAGACAGGGGGGTAGATATAAGGGTCATACAGGCCTTTCTCGGTCACGCCTCTCCGAACACATCGGCAAGGTACGCAAAGGTTCGGGACGAGCTGATGTTCAAAGTTGTAGACTCGGTTTTCGGTTAA
- a CDS encoding HIT family protein — MELLWAPWRLSYVSKVGKEEPRGCFICRAAAEHPDRDEENLLLYKGEKALVILNRFPYNTGHLMVCPVRHTGDFTSLLPEELLEVNRLIQKSIEVLKRAYNPDGFNVGLNLGRAAGGSVDTHIHFHVVPRWNGDTNFMPVTAGVKVIPQALDETYRRLKECWE; from the coding sequence ATGGAGCTTCTCTGGGCACCGTGGAGGCTCTCTTACGTATCTAAGGTGGGAAAGGAGGAGCCGAGGGGCTGCTTCATCTGTAGGGCTGCTGCCGAGCACCCCGACAGAGACGAGGAGAACCTGCTCCTCTACAAGGGAGAGAAGGCCCTCGTTATACTCAATCGGTTCCCCTACAACACCGGGCACCTTATGGTGTGTCCGGTTAGACACACCGGCGATTTCACCTCTTTGCTTCCGGAAGAGCTTTTAGAGGTTAACCGGCTGATTCAAAAGTCTATAGAGGTGCTAAAGAGGGCCTACAACCCCGACGGTTTCAACGTAGGGCTTAACCTGGGCAGGGCCGCAGGCGGTAGCGTCGATACCCATATACACTTCCACGTTGTTCCCAGGTGGAACGGAGATACCAACTTTATGCCGGTTACGGCAGGGGTAAAGGTGATACCCCAGGCCCTCGATGAAACCTACAGAAGGCTTAAGGAGTGCTGGGAGTAG
- a CDS encoding translocation/assembly module TamB domain-containing protein, whose translation MKTKEFLRELLHSIRRGPINRFLRFVFFLFFLFFSFLVGRDLIGYVLKKRAEIAFNVSGLRWSFNPKNFTAGVSFNSLELRKPGLEVELYKGRVELNLLKSLTERKLFFSEISVVEAEVESTGSSSKGGGEFKPVLPFYAQKVEIDRAVYTWPGGSLLVNGILFESGRQFFIGGLEGLVGSRELQVEPTKGYFVNGELRVPRICGNYGGYSFRGSLAFRGVRSGWLSFGVGGSGFFQQITVNYYGKSFSVKSRGTVEDVDTQLTAKGKLEENRVQVTSFKGKFDGLRFKGSGEYRLKSGEVKFAVEGKGSEVVPKRATVLKRIEFRCYGSGKVGRPEVDFWARVKELQTPQLTESNLFVKGKLRWPALSVDLRGNDVSGRAEYSLEEKRLYGSLNLKKFSLNRLKALQGKRIEGLLSGPIEFSYSREHLNYRGRLKLEKGKIANFAEEGEIGFRGGEKLVRFSAALRGDLELKASGFYRTPTKELNVDYSIVGNLSKVVKSKSLTLSGSFNLNGQLEGRGRELFSEFSFSGSPKIDGVSLGDVAGSGRFSSGEGVLVVSGYSTEGIVLRNLTVNINGKEFWGSLLLSNVDVAPLSEVAGRWVKGVEADGKVSGELSFSGRAPFKAEELSLKTKGFRYSGRITAKGVEVEGVFTGNFEFKGGELFGEARGEVGELNVKGKEFGEGEIRALFVGNGVKAEFSGFKVPLLAESSLRGRVEYGFNGRVQGEVKVKGEYRNKFVEVGGGGSILFGGVLPKVTVKFSGKFNVNSPYLERGKEVRASGSLLEPEGLGTISLKGEGVDLKVVFSENRPSVVGVVRELKLKLPKAKGLINMAFVQLDLSDLTGRVAVPAFTVKPQGFYRLYSVSGIYLKLKKGKVQVSDFSLSYVDGWIESKELSLYPYPHGKFKGKFGIKGLVYLAKAYKFIPFVKGAVIAEGSWGYNKELHYRLRAGVKNASMKVKYVLEKIYIPKLEAAVEDGAVERLSGEVMAGDGSAVITTKNGKGVVTLSDIPIGEVGVWKSFASGELHLNLKERGISGTVNLSRTKVLFHKGKGEESGASAPPQTVKLPVKLNIKVLFLEPVKIQSELFWVELVPSFNLKTANQQLKASGSFYITGGQIDYMGKKFKVLYGSGVITDLLRKRGRISLIASSYINGYYVYMKIEGSLQSPQLYLTSDPPLTREQILNLIMTGASPEQVEASSEIFPAVQVAYYATATFFKPVEEQFQKILKLESFSVEPYITRYGETVAKITVSKKLTKRIRLVGYETTGQNPEYGGSIQFYFSRKYYLEIRYNSYYGPEAGIGFRVRLK comes from the coding sequence GTGAAAACTAAGGAGTTTCTGAGGGAGCTCCTTCACTCTATCAGGCGTGGCCCGATAAACCGGTTCCTGCGCTTTGTTTTCTTCCTGTTCTTCCTCTTCTTCTCCTTCCTTGTCGGTAGAGACTTAATCGGCTACGTTCTGAAGAAAAGGGCGGAGATTGCCTTTAACGTTTCCGGGTTACGCTGGAGCTTCAATCCAAAAAACTTCACTGCCGGAGTTTCGTTTAACTCACTGGAGTTGAGGAAGCCCGGGCTTGAGGTTGAGCTCTATAAGGGGAGGGTGGAGCTCAACCTGCTGAAGAGTTTGACGGAGCGGAAGCTCTTCTTCAGCGAAATTTCGGTTGTAGAGGCAGAGGTTGAGTCCACTGGTTCAAGCTCCAAAGGCGGAGGAGAGTTTAAGCCCGTTTTGCCGTTTTACGCTCAAAAAGTGGAGATAGACAGAGCGGTTTACACCTGGCCCGGTGGCAGCCTCCTTGTAAACGGAATTCTCTTTGAGTCCGGTAGGCAGTTTTTCATCGGCGGATTAGAAGGGTTAGTAGGCAGTAGGGAGCTCCAGGTTGAGCCGACCAAAGGTTACTTTGTAAACGGAGAGCTTAGGGTTCCCCGCATCTGCGGTAACTACGGGGGGTATTCCTTTAGAGGTAGTTTGGCCTTTAGGGGGGTTCGTAGTGGCTGGTTGAGTTTTGGGGTTGGTGGTTCTGGGTTTTTTCAGCAAATTACAGTAAATTATTATGGTAAATCATTTAGCGTAAAATCGCGGGGAACGGTAGAAGACGTAGATACTCAGCTGACCGCGAAGGGAAAGCTGGAAGAGAACAGAGTTCAGGTTACGAGTTTTAAGGGTAAGTTCGACGGTTTGAGGTTTAAGGGAAGCGGGGAATACCGGCTTAAGAGCGGAGAAGTAAAGTTTGCCGTTGAAGGAAAGGGAAGCGAGGTAGTCCCTAAAAGAGCGACGGTTCTAAAGAGGATAGAGTTCAGATGTTACGGCAGCGGCAAGGTCGGCCGGCCCGAGGTAGATTTCTGGGCAAGAGTTAAAGAGCTTCAAACCCCTCAGCTTACAGAGAGCAACCTCTTTGTGAAGGGAAAGCTCAGGTGGCCTGCCCTCTCTGTTGATTTAAGGGGGAACGACGTTTCGGGAAGGGCGGAGTACAGCCTCGAAGAAAAAAGGCTCTACGGTAGCCTCAACTTGAAAAAGTTTTCCCTGAATAGGTTAAAGGCCCTGCAGGGAAAGAGAATAGAGGGACTTTTAAGCGGGCCGATTGAGTTTTCCTACTCGAGAGAGCACCTGAACTACCGGGGCAGGCTGAAGCTGGAAAAGGGAAAGATTGCAAACTTTGCCGAAGAGGGGGAAATAGGGTTCAGGGGAGGGGAGAAGTTAGTCAGGTTCTCGGCAGCCCTAAGGGGCGATTTAGAGCTAAAGGCAAGCGGTTTCTACAGAACTCCTACGAAAGAGTTGAACGTAGATTACTCTATAGTTGGAAACTTATCGAAAGTTGTAAAGAGCAAATCTTTAACCCTTTCGGGCAGCTTTAATCTAAACGGACAGCTCGAGGGAAGGGGAAGAGAGCTCTTCTCGGAGTTTTCGTTCAGTGGAAGTCCCAAAATCGACGGAGTCTCCTTAGGGGACGTTGCGGGAAGCGGTCGGTTCAGCAGTGGGGAGGGAGTTTTAGTTGTTAGCGGTTATTCTACTGAGGGGATTGTTTTGCGTAATTTAACCGTAAATATTAATGGTAAAGAATTCTGGGGAAGCCTGCTCCTCTCCAACGTAGATGTGGCTCCCCTCTCAGAGGTTGCAGGGAGGTGGGTTAAGGGAGTTGAAGCGGATGGTAAGGTCAGCGGTGAGCTCTCCTTTAGCGGGAGAGCTCCCTTTAAAGCAGAAGAGCTCTCTCTGAAGACCAAAGGGTTCAGGTACAGCGGAAGGATTACGGCCAAAGGGGTAGAGGTTGAAGGGGTATTTACCGGGAATTTTGAGTTTAAAGGAGGAGAGCTCTTTGGGGAGGCAAGGGGAGAAGTAGGTGAGCTGAATGTAAAAGGTAAAGAGTTCGGAGAGGGAGAAATCAGGGCTCTGTTTGTTGGTAACGGGGTAAAGGCCGAGTTTAGCGGCTTTAAGGTTCCCCTGCTTGCAGAGAGCAGTTTACGGGGAAGAGTTGAGTACGGGTTTAACGGCAGAGTTCAGGGTGAAGTTAAGGTAAAAGGAGAGTATAGAAACAAGTTTGTTGAGGTTGGAGGCGGGGGAAGTATTCTGTTTGGAGGTGTTCTACCTAAAGTAACCGTAAAATTTTCTGGTAAGTTTAATGTAAACTCGCCCTACCTCGAGAGAGGAAAAGAGGTAAGAGCCTCGGGAAGCCTACTGGAGCCGGAGGGGTTGGGCACGATAAGCCTAAAGGGTGAAGGAGTAGACCTGAAGGTGGTCTTCTCGGAGAACAGGCCCTCGGTTGTGGGAGTTGTAAGGGAGTTAAAACTGAAGCTGCCCAAAGCGAAGGGTTTAATCAACATGGCCTTCGTTCAGCTGGACTTAAGCGACCTTACGGGGAGGGTGGCGGTTCCAGCATTTACGGTTAAACCGCAGGGTTTCTACAGGCTCTACTCGGTATCGGGTATCTACCTGAAGCTCAAAAAGGGTAAAGTTCAGGTGAGTGACTTCAGCCTGTCGTACGTAGACGGCTGGATAGAGTCGAAGGAGCTCTCACTCTACCCGTACCCCCACGGCAAGTTCAAAGGAAAGTTCGGCATAAAGGGGCTGGTTTACCTTGCCAAAGCGTACAAGTTTATCCCCTTTGTAAAGGGCGCCGTTATAGCCGAGGGCAGCTGGGGCTACAACAAAGAGCTTCACTACAGACTCCGGGCGGGAGTTAAAAACGCATCTATGAAGGTTAAGTACGTCCTTGAAAAGATATACATTCCGAAACTCGAGGCCGCCGTAGAGGACGGAGCGGTAGAGAGGCTCTCGGGAGAGGTTATGGCCGGAGACGGAAGCGCCGTCATAACCACAAAAAACGGCAAGGGGGTTGTAACCCTATCCGACATACCGATAGGCGAAGTGGGAGTTTGGAAGAGCTTCGCCTCCGGAGAGCTCCACCTGAACCTAAAGGAGAGAGGAATCTCCGGAACGGTCAACCTGAGCAGAACCAAGGTGCTGTTCCACAAAGGCAAAGGCGAGGAAAGCGGAGCTTCCGCCCCGCCCCAAACGGTAAAACTCCCGGTAAAACTCAACATTAAGGTGCTCTTCTTAGAGCCGGTAAAGATTCAGTCGGAGCTCTTCTGGGTAGAGCTTGTGCCCTCCTTCAACTTGAAAACCGCCAACCAGCAGCTCAAGGCCAGCGGCAGCTTCTACATAACCGGAGGCCAGATAGACTACATGGGCAAGAAGTTCAAGGTCCTTTACGGCTCCGGCGTTATAACTGACCTGCTGAGGAAGCGGGGCAGGATAAGCCTGATAGCAAGCTCCTACATAAACGGCTACTACGTTTACATGAAGATAGAGGGGAGCCTGCAGTCGCCCCAGCTCTACCTTACGTCGGACCCTCCGCTTACGAGGGAGCAGATTCTGAACCTCATAATGACCGGGGCGTCTCCCGAGCAGGTTGAGGCGAGCTCGGAGATATTCCCGGCGGTTCAAGTTGCCTACTATGCAACGGCCACCTTCTTTAAGCCCGTTGAGGAGCAGTTCCAGAAAATCCTGAAGCTGGAGAGCTTCTCCGTTGAGCCCTACATAACAAGGTACGGAGAAACGGTTGCGAAAATTACCGTTTCAAAGAAGCTGACTAAGAGAATCAGACTGGTGGGCTACGAAACAACCGGCCAGAACCCCGAGTACGGAGGCAGCATTCAGTTCTACTTCAGCAGGAAGTACTACCTTGAAATCAGGTATAACAGCTACTACGGCCCCGAGGCCGGAATCGGATTTAGAGTGAGGTTGAAGTGA